Within the Calditrichota bacterium genome, the region TATTCCGGCAACCCACTGGTCAATGCCATGGCCGTCGGCATCGTTCGCACCGACTGTATTTGCCGCGCCAAGGCGGCCGGTCCCGGCAATCCGGTTTATTACATAGGCTCCCGCACCGGTCGCGACGGCATCCACGGCGCGACCTTCGCTTCCGATGAACTCTCCGCCGATAACGAAGCGAAGCGCCCCTCGGTGCAGGTGGGCGATCCCTTCGCCGAAAAACTGCTCCTTGAAGCAACTCTGGAACTGGCCGCGACCGACGCTCTCGTCGCCATTCAGGACATGGGCGCGGCAGGACTTTCCTGTTCGTCTTCCGAAATGTCCGCCGCCGGCGGTGTGGGGATGTCTCTTGACCTCGACCGGGTGCCGCTCCGCGAGAACGATATGGAGGCGTGGGAGATCATGCTCTCCGAATCACAGGAGCGGATGCTGCTCGTGGCAAAAGCCGGTCGGGAAGAGGAAATCGTCCGCACCGTTGGCAAATGGGACTTAAGTGCCGTAAAAGTGGGGACGGTCACCGATGACGAACGGCTCCGTATAATGAGGCACGGCATCGAAGTCGCAAATATCCCGGCGAAGTCACTGGCGCTCGGTGGAGGCGCACCGCAATACCGCCGCGATTCGCGCCCTCCGGCTACGCTCGATGCGCTGACCGAATTCGATCCGCTGATGCTGCCCGATCCGGCCGATCCGGGAGCAACGCTCCTGAACCTGCTTGCCCATCCTGACATCGCCTCTAAATGGTGGGTCTTCGAGCAATACGACCAGTCGGTTCGGACCAACACGGTGCTCGAGCCGGGGCGCGGCGATGCAGCGGTTGTCCGCGTCGAAGGAACGACCAAGGGCTTGGCACTCAAGACCGACGGCAACGGTCGCAAAGTGCGCATCGATCCTCGTGTCGGGACGGCGCTTGCGGTCGTCGAAGCTGCTCGCAATGTTGCTTGCACCGGCGCGCTCCCGCTGGCAGTGACCAACTGCCTCAACTTCGGGCATCCTTACAAACCCGAGGTATATCATTTCTTTCGTGAAGCCGTTGCCGGTATGGGCGAAGCCTGCCGCGCGCTCGAAACGCCGGTGACCGGTGGGAACGTCAGTTTCTACAACGAAACGGAAGGCGAAGCCGTCCTTCCAACACCGGTCATCGGTATGTTGGGGCTCCTCGACGATGTGCGCGACTTCGTCCCGGGATATTTCCAGAGCGAAGGTGACCTTATTTACTTACTCGGCACGGCATCAGGTCACGGTCTGGGGGGGAGTAGTTACCTGAATGCCGTTCACCATTTGATGGCGGGAGCGCTCCCAGTGCCCGACTTTGTCGCGGAGCGATGTCTTCATAACCTGCTCGTTTCTGCGGCCAAGGCAAAATTGATCCGTTCCGCGCACGATGTATCCGATGGTGGTCTCGCGGTAGCACTGGCGGAATGTTGCATTATGAATGCAGAATGCAGAGTGCAAAATGCAGAATGGACTTTTGATTCGAAGACGGTGTATGGAGCAACTATTGATTACCCGGTAGAGAGATCCACTGCGGCGCATCTATTCGGCGAACCGCCAGGCTTGGTAGTGGTGAGCGTGAGGGCGGAGAGTGCGGCGCAGTTTGAGAGTCTAACCCGGGAGAACAGCGTCGCAGCCCGGCAAATCGGTCGGACAGGCGGTAGTTCGTTGAATTGGAGAGACGTCTTCGAATTGCCACTCAACCTGCTCATTGACGCCTACTATAGGTCGATTCCTTTATTGATGGAAAATCAGAAGGGATAAAGCCTTAACGCATTAGGACGGCTTTGACGGTGCGGGAATGGGAGCCGGACTGAAGGCGGAGGAAATAGACTCCCGATGGCATATTGACTTCTGATGTCATTCTGAACGAAGTGAAGAATCTGAACTGATGCGTGCCAGGCGAGAGGGGCCCGTCGTGGAGGCGGAGAATTTCCCTGCCGTCTATCGCGTAGAGGCTGAGCCGGACAGGAAAGAGACCCCCTACCTGTGCACTTGGAGGGCGGACATTCTTGTCCGCCCTTAGGGCGGGCAGGAATGCCCGCCCTCCAAGATCAACTGTCACCATCGCTTGGTCGTTAAACGGATTCGGCGCAATCGAGATCATGAGGGGATCATCATTCCGGCGAAAGCCGGAATCCAACCCAAAATCATCCACACTCAGCATTCCCACATTCACCGCCCATCTTTGCACATCCTCCTCCCATTCCTCCTCGCCGACCTGCTCCCGCGCATACCCGCTCACAACATACCTGCCGGTGTCTTGAAATGAAATGGACAAAGTGGACTCAATGGATAAAGTGTCCGCTCCGTCCAGTGTCCACCAGAACTCAATCGAGTCGTTGTTGGCATTGAAGGGGATTAGTTCGAAGGTCGCTTCCTGACGAGGCTCAAGGGAAATTTCGGGCACATTCGGCTCGAAGGCCCGAATGACGCCGCGCACTTGAATCGCCCACTGGACGCTGTCTGCAGGCACCGGATCGACATTCGGGTCGAAGACCCTGGCTTTCAGAGCATACCCGCCCGTCCAGTCGAACGCGTAGGACCGGATTCCGATCCGGTCATCCCCTCCCACTTCCTCCCACCGCACCGCTGCGGAGTCGTAGAGCAACCACTCATACCGCAGGTTCTCCCTATCGCCAATGTAGGCAACCGAGTCGAGAGCGAATTCGATTTCGCTGTTGCGTTGGAGGGTGATGGAAAGTGTATCGGGGGTGTGGGAGGCGATTAGCAGGTCGCGGACGTGGACGAGCCAGCCAGTTTCTATCTCGCTATTTCCAGCCAAGACCTGGCAGGAAGCGCGAATATCACCGGTAGTTCGAAATGTATATATCAGAATAGTGTCCTGACCAGCTGGCTCTCCGTCGACCATCCACCGATATTCCATTTCGGCCTGCCAGGGATTTCTGGCACCAACGCTGAATGTGAATTCTTCATCCTTGAGAAGAGTCAGGATTGAGTCAGGAGGTGAAATATGATAGAACTCAAGTCCTAAAATCAGAGGCTCGAGCCTGATTAATGCGCCGTCTTCACCACTTTCTTCATCATCCCAGTTCTTCAATGTTCCTGCGATTACGGCTTCCCGTCCATTTCGAATCACCACAGACTTGTAGTCAATTCGTGTATTCGGCGTCAGGCGATCGGCCATCGCCACCGAGTCAGCGATATCTATGACTTCTCCATCCGGATTGATGCGCAGCACAAGCGGAACATGAGCCGAACCTCCTCCGAGAATCGGAGCATGCGACCAACCAACGAGAAGCAAAGTCCCGTTTGCGAATTGTGCCAGACTCTCACCGGCAGGGCTGCCACCACGTTCAAGGCGATAGGCTCGTTGAAAGATGAGGTCTCCGTTATTTTCTATATATAGGAGATAGACAGCTCCTCGATCTCGCAACTCCCCCACCTGACAAATTCCACCAATGTAATATCCGCCGTTACGACTCGATATCATAGACGTAAAGGTGGTCGAAGAGTAGCGATGCTCGTCGATAATGTAATCGCGAGACCAGTCAACATCGCCATCAAAATCGACCTTCCATATCCGGCCATAAAGCCTCGATCCTTGAGCATCGGCATGACGCCCGGCAGCGAGGATTCCATCCTCCATTTCGCGAATGGCAAAGATACCGCTTTGATAACCGTCCGGATCGAGATTGCGCTCCCACACTGGATCGCCATCGGAATTGGTCAGCGCGATATAACTCGAATAGCGCGTGGCTCCTCCTGCGAGGACGAACCGCTCGTCTTTAAGTTCAATCACAGCCTGGCAGCGAGTGGCATCGTAAGTCCGTTCCCAGAGTTGCTCGCCGTCAGCAGCAAGCAGTCCGGCTACGAAGCGGGTGTTTGGGAAGCCGATTTCGCCACCATAGAGGATATTGCCGGCATTGGTCTCTATAACTGAGTAGTTATCTGATCTCTCGCCATCCCTAACCCGCTGCCAGACCATATCACCTCCCTCATCGGTCCTGAGAATCCACGCCTCGAGGCGAGATGATCCTACGGCAACCATTCCGCCATTGTCCAGAGGAAAGAGGTCGTTGAGAATCTCAAAAGTTGCCTCACCGGCGTCGTAAAGATCAACCTGTGCTGCGCCCTGGGCGAATGACAATGCCGGACATATTAAGGGCAAAATGTACTTATAAAGGCTCATTATCTATAGATCATTGAATCAGCAAGCGGGCATCACTTCACACTTGATGCCCGCTTACAATGGCATGCTACCTCTGCGGTCCCGCGCTGTAATCGACCCAATCAGGTTCGATGTCCTCCCAATCCCATTCGGCTTCTATGGGGGGCACCTCGTTGCCACCGGAGATGAATGCGTAGTTGTTCACCTCATCCACCCACCAGGTGATCA harbors:
- the purL gene encoding phosphoribosylformylglycinamidine synthase subunit PurL → MSPDPNPLLTAALAQGLTAEEFASICETLGREPNLTEVAIYAVMWSEHCSYKNSILELKTLPRSGGRLLAQAGEENAGLVDIGDGWAVAFKIESHNHPSAVEPFQGAATGVGGILRDIFTMGARPIAVLDSLRFGIPEGRDKSRQAYLFDGVVRGIGHYGNCFGVPTVAGEVAFDSSYSGNPLVNAMAVGIVRTDCICRAKAAGPGNPVYYIGSRTGRDGIHGATFASDELSADNEAKRPSVQVGDPFAEKLLLEATLELAATDALVAIQDMGAAGLSCSSSEMSAAGGVGMSLDLDRVPLRENDMEAWEIMLSESQERMLLVAKAGREEEIVRTVGKWDLSAVKVGTVTDDERLRIMRHGIEVANIPAKSLALGGGAPQYRRDSRPPATLDALTEFDPLMLPDPADPGATLLNLLAHPDIASKWWVFEQYDQSVRTNTVLEPGRGDAAVVRVEGTTKGLALKTDGNGRKVRIDPRVGTALAVVEAARNVACTGALPLAVTNCLNFGHPYKPEVYHFFREAVAGMGEACRALETPVTGGNVSFYNETEGEAVLPTPVIGMLGLLDDVRDFVPGYFQSEGDLIYLLGTASGHGLGGSSYLNAVHHLMAGALPVPDFVAERCLHNLLVSAAKAKLIRSAHDVSDGGLAVALAECCIMNAECRVQNAEWTFDSKTVYGATIDYPVERSTAAHLFGEPPGLVVVSVRAESAAQFESLTRENSVAARQIGRTGGSSLNWRDVFELPLNLLIDAYYRSIPLLMENQKG